A stretch of the Sulfolobus acidocaldarius SUSAZ genome encodes the following:
- a CDS encoding thermopsin, translating to MLTPSVLAYANITSLLAYSNSSENPYGASLQFNVMLQVNTTTSKTYYFWLQNVASFLTNDKVVYFLDNVWNVTKPFTQISNVKGNGQVYTISNGPYGQSFYVYSSGNPISYSYPFSFYMFINTSYTQSLVTIEFGYVIVQNSTVVPPLVKTYDEVQLRMNGVKSAFIVINDSYTPSQVIGNVPYLGMIEDCELVWGGLSNGEKTNFENMSSLLAIYYLSNQEWKSFKNVFDYGFDTAEGANNLNVSLSNQGYALVRVGSENFQLLDANFTPPQPSFTYVTISSKVPLVVNNKLLNNYSSYINSPLVITMFNDFSINRTAIAMLKTNNNTITIYPSSWFKNVTIIPDYQFLYFVTVNSQIPTSAEVNGANTTLTTGLYPADTRVIIQNLTYYESNYARIIILNVTPSLNFTVSSPLNVSVHTKIQYLVTINGVSKWVNNGSKIEVNGNIPFYYSGVYVGTLKLYPGESIIVTEPINESLKLYPNYLNIGTLIGLIFVILILYILIKRK from the coding sequence ATACTCACCCCATCCGTACTAGCTTACGCAAATATAACTTCCTTGCTAGCTTATAGTAACTCATCAGAAAATCCTTATGGAGCATCTCTACAATTTAATGTAATGCTACAAGTGAACACTACCACATCTAAAACCTACTACTTCTGGTTGCAAAATGTTGCATCATTTTTAACTAATGATAAAGTAGTTTATTTTTTAGACAATGTATGGAATGTTACGAAGCCCTTTACCCAAATATCTAACGTTAAAGGAAATGGTCAAGTATACACAATATCCAACGGTCCTTATGGACAAAGCTTCTATGTATACAGTTCAGGTAACCCTATTAGCTATAGTTATCCCTTTTCGTTTTACATGTTTATAAATACCTCATATACCCAATCCCTAGTTACAATTGAGTTTGGGTATGTAATTGTTCAAAATTCAACTGTTGTTCCCCCTCTAGTTAAAACTTATGATGAGGTCCAACTTAGAATGAATGGGGTTAAGAGTGCATTTATAGTTATTAATGACTCTTATACTCCTAGTCAGGTGATAGGAAATGTTCCTTATCTAGGAATGATAGAAGATTGCGAACTTGTCTGGGGAGGACTCTCTAACGGAGAAAAAACTAACTTTGAAAATATGTCGAGTCTTTTGGCAATATATTATTTATCAAATCAGGAATGGAAATCTTTCAAAAATGTCTTTGACTACGGATTTGACACGGCTGAAGGAGCTAACAACCTGAATGTGTCATTAAGTAATCAGGGTTATGCCTTAGTAAGAGTTGGCTCAGAGAACTTCCAGCTACTTGATGCTAACTTTACCCCACCTCAGCCTTCATTTACATATGTTACCATATCAAGTAAGGTACCTTTAGTTGTGAACAATAAGTTACTGAACAATTACTCAAGTTATATTAATTCGCCTTTGGTAATAACAATGTTCAATGACTTCTCCATAAACAGGACAGCTATAGCCATGCTAAAAACTAACAATAATACGATAACCATATACCCCTCCTCATGGTTCAAAAATGTAACTATAATACCAGACTATCAGTTCTTGTATTTCGTCACTGTTAACTCCCAAATACCTACAAGTGCTGAAGTGAACGGCGCAAACACAACTTTAACTACAGGTTTGTACCCAGCAGACACAAGAGTTATAATACAAAATCTCACGTATTACGAATCAAATTATGCGAGAATAATAATTTTAAATGTTACACCATCCTTGAATTTTACCGTAAGTAGTCCTTTAAACGTATCAGTACATACTAAGATTCAATATTTAGTTACCATAAATGGAGTTAGCAAATGGGTTAATAATGGTTCGAAAATAGAAGTAAATGGAAATATACCGTTTTATTATTCAGGTGTTTATGTCGGAACATTAAAACTATACCCAGGGGAAAGCATAATAGTTACAGAACCTATAAATGAGAGCTTAAAATTATATCCTAATTACTTAAACATAGGAACGCTCATAGGTTTGATCTTTGTCATCCTTATCTTATATATCTTAATAAAGAGAAAATAA